In the genome of Vicia villosa cultivar HV-30 ecotype Madison, WI linkage group LG7, Vvil1.0, whole genome shotgun sequence, one region contains:
- the LOC131617655 gene encoding uncharacterized protein LOC131617655 — MSYCKSIDVFSWIQNLPPISEWKTSSISLSLCSLTNSSQPSLNLTISKNHQSQKLSFAIVADFNIPIFLWTSKPFKPSTIIAHEETISNLLANFIQDILLYGSKNKNNSTTLFIKFPKLETISNFGDIFNLAFLTLFFLVCIYEAPSDLRYGCLNNIKEQLSSCGSRISSKMLMKLLGSNLEEKWMRSINLAITNWIVELQEVATMNHRMLRTPSPLFSYAFSAFGLWKVQLYCPLITMDVVSANNHAADERLQFSLKYQQIEGVLQFNHRVFVKEKWVEIMMNIDNIRCDVYKLVDDNLMRERGAGASEKYFPSRISLQLTPTLQHQVLSVSVGKSSENPRMEIGIEKSLEASFQPTNPYIGLNVSAGESTTMSLKPWKFEESVYGYSANLNWFLHDSMDGKEVFSSKPSKFDMINPKSWFRDRYSSAYRPFTREGGVIFAGDEYGESVCWKVDKNARGKIMEWEIRGWIWVTYLPNKYRTFYHETRRLEFREIVHLNIP, encoded by the exons ATGTCTTATTGCAAATCCATTGATGTGTTTTCATGGATTCAAAACCTTCCACCAATATCAGAATGGAAAACATCTTCCATATCCTTAAGCTTATGTTCTTTAACAAACTCATCTCAACCATCACTTAACCTCACCATATCAAAAAACCACCAATCTCAAAAACTCTCTTTTGCTATTGTGGCTGATTTCAATATCCCTATTTTTCTTTGGACCTCAAAACCATTCAAGCCTAGCACTATAATAGCACATGAAGAAACCATTTCAAATCTCCTTGCTAATTTCATACAAGACATCCTTCTTTATggctcaaaaaataaaaataatagtactactCTTTTCATTAAATTTCCGAAGCTCGAAACTATTTCGAACTTCGGTGATATTTTCAACCTTGCTTTCTTAACCCTATTTTTCTTAGTTTGTATTTACGAAGCTCCGTCCGATCTTCGTTATGGATGTCTTAATAATATAAAGGAACAATTATCAAGTTGTGGATCAAGAATATCATCAAAGATGTTGATGAAACTCTTAGGTTCGAATTTAGAAGAGAAGTGGATGCGTTCTATTAACCTTGCTATTACAAATTGGATTGTGGAGTTACAAGAAGTAGCTACAATGAATCATAGAATGCTTAGAACACCAAGTCCTTTGTTTTCTTATGCATTTTCAGCATTTGGGTTGTGGAAAGTTCAATTGTATTGTCCTCTTATAACCATGGATGTTGTTAGTGCAAATAATCATGCTGCTGATGAGAGACTTCAATTCTCTCTCAAATATCAACAAATTGAAGGTGTTCTTCAATTCAATCACAGAGTCTTTGTCAAAGAGAAGTGGGTTGAAATCATGATGAACATTGACAATATAAG ATGTGATGTTTACAAACTAGTAGATGACAATCTTATGAGAGAAAGAGGAGCTGGTGCATCTGAAAAATACTTTCCATCAAGAATATCATTACAACTTACACCAACCCTTCAACATCAAGTGCTAAGTGTATCCGTAGGAAAATCCTCAGAAAATCCAAGAATGGAAATAGGCATAGAAAAATCCCTAGAAGCTTCATTTCAACCAACAAATCCATACATAGGACTGAACGTATCAGCTGGAGAATCAACAACAATGAGTTTAAAGCCATGGAAGTTCGAAGAATCGGTTTACGGTTATAGCGCGAATTTGAATTGGTTTCTTCATGATAGTATGGATGGAAAAGAAGTGTTTTCATCAAAGCCTTCAAAGTTTGATATGATTAATCCAAAGTCATGGTTTAGGGATAGGTATTCAAGTGCTTATCGTCCTTTTACTAGAGAAGGTGGTGTTATTTTTGCTGGTGATGAATATGGAGAAAGTGTATGTTGGAAAGTTGATAAAAATGCTAGAGGGAAGATTATGGAATGGGAAATTAGAGGTTGGATTTGGGTTACTTATTTGCCTAATAAGTATAGGACATTTTATCATGAAACTAGGAGGTTGGAGTTTAGGGAAATCGTGCATCTTAATATTCCTTAG